One Sporomusaceae bacterium ACPt DNA window includes the following coding sequences:
- the kdpC gene encoding Potassium-transporting ATPase KdpC subunit has product MWKHIINSLAMLVVMTILTGLIYPLAMTGLAQALFPRQANGSLIINDGVVVGSSLIGQQFTKPEYFHGRPSAAGEDGYDAADSAGSNLSATSSKLTSSVADRLAAVRSMNGLAKTDKIPADAVLASGSGLDPHISPDYASLQTARVAAARGLTVDQVRRLVDEHTTGRLLGIIGEPRVNVLQLNLALDALKK; this is encoded by the coding sequence TTGTGGAAACATATAATTAATTCATTAGCTATGTTGGTGGTCATGACAATTTTAACCGGCCTGATTTATCCTTTAGCCATGACCGGTCTGGCCCAGGCACTGTTTCCCAGGCAGGCTAACGGTTCGCTGATTATAAATGATGGAGTTGTTGTCGGATCGAGTTTGATCGGGCAACAATTCACTAAGCCCGAGTATTTTCACGGACGCCCCTCGGCTGCCGGGGAAGACGGATATGATGCGGCCGATTCGGCGGGGTCAAACTTGAGTGCCACCAGCAGTAAACTCACAAGTTCCGTCGCCGACCGCTTGGCTGCTGTTCGTTCAATGAATGGCCTTGCTAAGACAGATAAAATTCCCGCCGATGCAGTACTGGCTTCCGGTAGCGGGTTGGATCCCCATATCTCGCCTGATTACGCCAGTCTGCAAACAGCAAGGGTGGCAGCGGCCCGCGGCTTGACAGTAGACCAAGTCCGCCGTCTTGTCGATGAGCATACTACCGGTCGTTTGCTTGGTATTATTGGCGAACCGAGGGTCAACGTATTACAGCTTAATTTAGCCTTGGATGCTTTGAAAAAATAG